The following are from one region of the Hymenobacter sp. YIM 151858-1 genome:
- a CDS encoding carboxypeptidase-like regulatory domain-containing protein — protein MFRSSLLIFAALGAGLPLQAQQLKGRVVAAQSGSAVAFATVGVKGKPVGTTTDAAGNFVLNTSASITGADSVIISCIGYRACRTTVAGLRSQPQAWELQPVAQPLQEVQVKHGRVRPATLGGKVEKGTAHWNTQTRDLAAVGDDERGWEVATILPVRHNGYIDGFHFYLEDNEFKLVRLRFMLYEVANGKPTKPLLTQDIQFTVPSGQTGWASVDLRQYNLQLHKGQTVAAGIQWLQGEKLHPESSRFGGPGAFPSATHRAVVRDKSEAEWRTFPVNASMYLAVQEYD, from the coding sequence ATGTTTCGTAGCTCACTTTTGATTTTTGCGGCCCTAGGTGCCGGGCTGCCCTTGCAGGCCCAGCAGCTGAAAGGGCGGGTAGTAGCCGCCCAATCGGGCAGTGCGGTGGCTTTTGCTACCGTAGGCGTGAAAGGCAAACCCGTAGGCACCACCACCGATGCGGCCGGCAACTTTGTCCTGAACACGTCGGCCAGCATCACCGGTGCCGATTCCGTTATCATCTCCTGTATCGGCTACCGCGCGTGCCGCACTACCGTAGCAGGGCTGCGCAGCCAGCCCCAGGCGTGGGAGTTGCAGCCGGTGGCCCAGCCCTTGCAGGAGGTGCAGGTGAAGCACGGGCGCGTACGCCCGGCTACCCTAGGTGGAAAAGTGGAAAAGGGCACCGCGCACTGGAACACCCAAACCCGCGACCTTGCCGCCGTAGGCGACGATGAGCGCGGCTGGGAAGTTGCCACCATTCTGCCGGTTCGGCACAACGGCTACATCGATGGCTTCCACTTTTACCTCGAGGACAATGAGTTTAAGCTGGTGCGCCTGCGGTTTATGCTCTACGAAGTAGCAAACGGCAAACCCACTAAGCCCCTACTCACGCAGGACATTCAGTTTACCGTGCCGAGCGGGCAAACCGGCTGGGCCAGCGTCGATCTGCGCCAGTACAACCTGCAGCTGCACAAAGGACAAACCGTGGCGGCGGGCATTCAGTGGTTGCAGGGCGAAAAGCTACACCCCGAGAGCAGCAGGTTTGGCGGGCCCGGGGCCTTTCCGTCGGCTACGCACCGGGCCGTAGTGCGCGACAAAAGCGAAGCGGAGTGGCGCACCTTCCCCGTCAATGCCAGCATGTATCTGGCCGTGCAGGAGTACGACTAG
- a CDS encoding carboxypeptidase-like regulatory domain-containing protein, giving the protein MIRRLLATLYLGALSVTAHGQHLPVEGQVLNARTGQPVPFATLGVPRRGLGTVADENGRYLLRLPDNFADTVVVTSIGFSRALLLPAHVAAGQRVVRLMPQEQTLENVVVAHRRVRPATLGRKTAKGDLRWVAGSSGKNTVDDEWGWELGAVLHPAKPAVLEEFHVYLHDNNYELLRFRLNLYAYEQGKPGKALLQQDVQLKVWPKQKGWLTVDLRSYNINLEAQPVAATIQWLQSETAEPQKKYFSVPVKRQPKQVMLERENSEAAWTIHAMQPSLYFELLTE; this is encoded by the coding sequence ATGATTCGACGGCTACTCGCCACCCTATACCTAGGTGCTTTATCGGTAACGGCCCATGGGCAGCACTTGCCCGTGGAGGGCCAGGTGCTGAATGCGCGCACGGGCCAGCCCGTGCCCTTTGCCACCCTGGGCGTGCCGCGCCGCGGGCTGGGCACCGTAGCCGACGAAAACGGCCGCTACCTCCTGCGCCTGCCCGATAACTTCGCCGATACGGTGGTGGTAACGAGCATCGGGTTTTCGCGCGCGCTGCTCTTGCCCGCTCACGTGGCCGCCGGGCAGCGCGTGGTGCGGTTGATGCCCCAGGAGCAAACCCTCGAAAACGTGGTGGTGGCGCACCGAAGGGTCAGGCCCGCTACCCTAGGTCGGAAAACCGCTAAGGGCGACCTGCGCTGGGTGGCGGGCTCAAGCGGCAAGAACACCGTCGACGATGAATGGGGCTGGGAACTCGGCGCCGTGCTGCACCCCGCCAAACCGGCCGTGCTGGAGGAGTTTCACGTGTATTTGCACGACAACAACTACGAGCTGTTGCGCTTCCGCCTGAATCTGTACGCCTACGAGCAGGGCAAGCCCGGCAAGGCCTTGTTGCAGCAAGATGTGCAATTAAAAGTGTGGCCCAAGCAGAAGGGCTGGCTCACGGTTGATCTGCGCTCCTATAATATAAACCTCGAGGCGCAGCCCGTGGCGGCTACCATTCAGTGGCTGCAAAGCGAAACTGCCGAGCCCCAGAAGAAATATTTTTCGGTGCCGGTGAAGCGCCAGCCCAAGCAGGTGATGCTGGAGCGCGAAAACAGCGAAGCCGCCTGGACGATTCATGCCATGCAACCTAGCCTGTACTTCGAGCTGCTCACGGAGTAA
- the lepA gene encoding translation elongation factor 4 — MKNIRNFCIIAHIDHGKSTLADRLLEFTSTVSQREMQAQLLDNMDLERERGITIKSHAIQMQFPYKGEMYTLNLIDTPGHVDFSYEVSRSIAACEGALLIVDASQGIEAQTISNLYLAIGADLEIIPVLNKIDLPHAMPEEVSDEIVDLIGCKHEDIIHASGKAGIGIEEILNAIVERIPSPSGDPEAPLQALIFDSVFNSYRGIEVLFRIKNGTMRKGDKLRFLATGKEYGADEIGVLKLNQEPRGEMSAGNVGYLISGIKEAREVKVGDTITHVARPTQEAIVGFEDVKPMVFAGIYPVDTTEYEELRSCMEKLQLNDASLVWEPETSAALGFGFRCGFLGMLHMEIVQERLEREFNMTVITTVPSVQFKVISNRDELKMVSAPSEMPEPNLIKHIEEPYIKAQIITAAEFVGPIITLCMEKRGLIKGQSYLTSERVELSFELPLSEIVFDFFDKLKTISRGYASLDYELIGFRQSDMVKLDVMLNGEKVDALSAIVHRSKSYDWGKRLCEKLKELLPRQMFEIAIQAAIGQKIVARETVKALRKNVIAKCYGGDISRKRKLLEKQKEGKKRMRQVGSVEIPQEAFLAVLKID; from the coding sequence GTGAAGAACATTCGCAACTTCTGCATCATCGCCCACATCGACCACGGCAAAAGCACGCTGGCCGACCGCCTGCTGGAATTTACCAGCACGGTGAGTCAGCGCGAGATGCAGGCGCAGCTGCTCGACAACATGGATTTGGAGCGGGAGCGGGGCATCACCATCAAGAGCCACGCTATCCAGATGCAATTCCCCTACAAAGGGGAGATGTACACGCTTAACCTGATTGATACCCCCGGCCACGTCGACTTCAGCTACGAAGTGTCGCGCTCCATAGCCGCCTGCGAAGGCGCCCTGCTGATCGTTGACGCCTCGCAAGGCATCGAAGCCCAGACCATCTCGAACCTGTACCTGGCCATCGGCGCCGATCTGGAAATTATTCCGGTTCTGAACAAGATCGACCTGCCACACGCCATGCCGGAGGAGGTTTCGGACGAAATCGTGGACCTGATCGGCTGCAAGCACGAAGATATTATTCACGCTTCGGGCAAAGCCGGTATTGGTATCGAAGAAATTCTGAACGCCATTGTGGAGCGTATTCCTTCGCCCTCCGGCGACCCGGAAGCTCCCCTGCAGGCCCTGATTTTCGACTCCGTTTTCAACTCGTACCGCGGCATCGAAGTGCTGTTCCGCATCAAGAACGGCACCATGCGCAAGGGCGACAAGCTGCGCTTCCTCGCCACCGGCAAGGAGTACGGCGCCGATGAAATCGGGGTATTGAAGCTGAACCAGGAGCCCCGCGGCGAAATGTCGGCGGGCAACGTAGGCTACCTGATTTCGGGCATTAAAGAAGCCCGCGAGGTAAAAGTAGGCGACACCATTACGCACGTAGCGCGCCCCACACAGGAGGCCATTGTGGGCTTTGAGGACGTGAAACCAATGGTATTCGCCGGCATTTACCCGGTTGATACCACCGAATACGAAGAGCTGCGCTCCTGCATGGAAAAGCTGCAGCTCAACGATGCCTCGCTGGTGTGGGAGCCCGAAACCTCGGCGGCTCTGGGCTTCGGCTTCCGTTGCGGTTTCCTGGGTATGCTGCACATGGAAATTGTGCAGGAGCGCCTGGAGCGCGAGTTTAACATGACGGTGATTACCACTGTGCCTTCGGTGCAGTTTAAGGTAATCAGCAACCGCGACGAGCTCAAAATGGTATCGGCCCCGAGCGAAATGCCCGAGCCCAACCTAATCAAGCACATCGAGGAGCCCTACATCAAGGCGCAGATCATCACGGCCGCCGAATTTGTGGGCCCGATCATCACGCTGTGCATGGAAAAGCGCGGCCTTATCAAGGGTCAGTCGTACCTCACCTCGGAGCGGGTGGAGCTGTCGTTTGAGCTGCCGCTGTCGGAAATCGTGTTCGACTTCTTCGATAAGCTGAAGACCATCTCGCGCGGTTACGCCTCGCTCGACTACGAGCTGATCGGTTTCCGCCAGTCCGACATGGTGAAGCTGGACGTGATGCTCAACGGCGAGAAGGTAGATGCCTTGTCGGCCATTGTGCACCGCTCCAAGAGCTACGACTGGGGCAAGCGCCTGTGCGAAAAGCTGAAAGAGCTGCTGCCCCGCCAGATGTTCGAAATTGCCATCCAGGCCGCCATCGGTCAGAAGATCGTAGCCCGCGAAACCGTGAAAGCCCTGCGCAAAAACGTAATTGCCAAGTGCTACGGCGGCGACATCTCGCGTAAGCGCAAGCTGCTCGAAAAACAAAAGGAGGGTAAGAAACGGATGCGCCAAGTGGGCTCCGTGGAAATTCCGCAAGAAGCCTTCCTGGCTGTTTTGAAAATCGACTAG
- a CDS encoding 7-carboxy-7-deazaguanine synthase QueE yields MEQFYTIQGEGANAGRAAYFIRLGGCDVGCHWCDVKESWDADAHPRLTIESLIAEVQQHPGRNVVVTGGEPLMHDLGPLTRALHAAGCQNWIETSGAHPLSGEWDWICVSPKKFKAPLPEVLIHAHELKVVVFNKSDFAWAEQHAALVGPDCRLFLQPEWSKAAAVTPLIIDYVKQHPQWQVSLQTHKYLDIP; encoded by the coding sequence ATGGAGCAGTTTTATACTATCCAAGGCGAAGGCGCCAACGCTGGTCGGGCGGCCTATTTTATTCGCTTGGGTGGTTGCGACGTAGGCTGCCATTGGTGCGACGTGAAAGAATCGTGGGATGCCGACGCGCACCCGCGGCTGACCATCGAAAGCCTGATTGCGGAGGTGCAACAACACCCCGGCCGCAATGTAGTGGTAACGGGCGGTGAGCCGCTGATGCACGACCTCGGGCCGCTTACCCGCGCGTTGCACGCGGCCGGCTGCCAAAACTGGATTGAAACATCCGGGGCGCACCCGCTATCCGGCGAGTGGGACTGGATATGTGTTTCGCCCAAAAAATTCAAGGCGCCGCTGCCCGAGGTGTTGATACACGCCCACGAGCTGAAAGTGGTGGTATTCAACAAAAGCGATTTTGCCTGGGCCGAGCAACACGCCGCCTTGGTAGGCCCTGACTGCCGCCTGTTTTTGCAGCCCGAATGGAGCAAAGCGGCCGCCGTTACCCCGCTCATCATCGATTACGTGAAGCAGCACCCCCAATGGCAGGTGTCGCTGCAAACGCATAAGTACCTCGATATTCCTTAG
- a CDS encoding carboxypeptidase-like regulatory domain-containing protein, which translates to MIIAWLKPSSLLYALLSCAHVSPQQPQPQVLDARTGAAVPFASVGVKLKPLGTVADAEGQFSLRALAAALPSDTVVVTCVGYAPRKLLLSQLQQQATVRLTPLTHELSTVTVRGSGWKRRRIGHDGSFSITYYNFHINGDTDPARKLGREVGAVLRIRPLSEIEDVHFYIGENTFRSVRLRLNVRSLDADDNPAASLLTQDVHYVLPDNAKGWQHLDLRPYHIATGNHNRVAVTLEWLEGSPDPQRPWQSLLMPAPLGPLHRMVYRDKSADKWHSLRASLSLYVTAASPAE; encoded by the coding sequence ATGATTATTGCCTGGCTCAAGCCCAGCAGCCTGCTTTATGCCCTGCTGTCCTGCGCGCACGTTTCGCCGCAACAACCCCAGCCACAAGTGCTCGATGCCCGAACCGGTGCAGCGGTGCCCTTTGCTTCCGTAGGTGTCAAGCTGAAGCCCCTAGGTACGGTGGCCGATGCCGAAGGCCAATTCAGCCTCAGGGCACTTGCCGCCGCCCTGCCTTCTGATACCGTAGTCGTGACGTGCGTAGGCTACGCGCCGCGCAAACTCCTGCTTAGCCAGTTGCAGCAGCAAGCCACCGTGCGCCTCACGCCGCTCACGCATGAGTTAAGCACCGTAACCGTTCGCGGATCGGGTTGGAAGCGCCGACGCATAGGCCACGATGGCTCGTTTAGCATTACGTACTACAACTTTCACATCAACGGCGACACCGATCCGGCCCGCAAATTAGGCCGCGAAGTGGGCGCGGTACTGCGCATTCGGCCGCTGAGCGAGATTGAAGACGTGCACTTTTACATCGGCGAAAACACCTTCCGCAGCGTACGATTGCGCTTAAATGTGCGGAGCTTGGATGCCGACGATAACCCCGCTGCTTCCCTGCTCACCCAAGATGTGCACTACGTGTTGCCCGATAATGCCAAAGGCTGGCAGCACCTCGACTTACGCCCCTACCACATTGCCACCGGCAACCACAACCGGGTAGCCGTGACGCTGGAGTGGCTGGAAGGCTCGCCCGACCCGCAACGCCCCTGGCAAAGCTTGCTGATGCCCGCTCCCCTAGGCCCCTTGCATCGCATGGTGTACCGCGACAAATCGGCCGACAAATGGCATAGCCTGCGGGCGAGCCTGAGCCTTTACGTAACGGCCGCGAGCCCCGCAGAGTAA
- a CDS encoding bifunctional 5,10-methylenetetrahydrofolate dehydrogenase/5,10-methenyltetrahydrofolate cyclohydrolase, translated as MTTVPDATTYRLIDGKQTAENIKQEIAAEVTRFKEAGQKVPHLAAVLVGHDGGSETYVRNKVLACESAGFGSTLIRFEDDITEAQLLQKVDDLNNDPEIDGFIVQLPLPKHIDPNKVIEAIKPEKDVDGFHPMNIGRMVAGLPALLPATPSGIVELLRRYELPTDGKHCVVIGRSNIVGTPVSILLAKNLEPGNCTVTLCHSRTQDLPSITRTADILVAALGRPGFVTADMVKPGAVVIDVGTTRVEDASKKSGWALRGDVDFASVAPLTSYITPVPGGVGPMTIAMLLLNTLRAAKGEIYAK; from the coding sequence ATGACCACTGTCCCCGACGCTACGACCTACCGCCTCATCGACGGCAAACAGACCGCCGAGAACATCAAGCAGGAAATTGCCGCCGAGGTTACGCGCTTCAAAGAAGCCGGCCAGAAAGTACCGCACCTAGCGGCCGTGCTCGTCGGCCACGACGGCGGCTCCGAGACCTATGTGCGCAACAAGGTACTGGCCTGCGAGTCCGCTGGTTTCGGCTCAACACTCATCCGTTTCGAAGACGACATCACCGAAGCCCAACTGCTGCAGAAGGTCGATGACTTGAACAACGACCCGGAAATTGACGGCTTCATCGTGCAGCTGCCACTGCCCAAGCACATCGACCCGAATAAGGTTATCGAGGCCATCAAGCCTGAGAAGGACGTTGATGGTTTCCACCCGATGAACATTGGCCGCATGGTGGCTGGCTTGCCCGCCTTGCTGCCTGCCACGCCTTCGGGCATAGTAGAGCTGCTGCGCCGCTACGAGCTGCCCACCGACGGCAAACATTGCGTGGTTATCGGGCGCTCCAATATCGTAGGTACGCCAGTTAGCATACTGCTGGCTAAGAACTTGGAGCCTGGCAACTGCACCGTTACTTTATGCCACTCGCGCACCCAGGATTTGCCCAGCATTACCCGCACGGCCGACATTCTGGTAGCAGCCCTAGGTCGGCCGGGCTTTGTTACGGCCGACATGGTAAAGCCCGGCGCGGTAGTGATTGACGTGGGTACCACGCGGGTGGAAGACGCTAGCAAGAAAAGCGGCTGGGCCCTGCGCGGCGACGTGGATTTTGCCTCAGTGGCTCCGCTCACCAGCTACATTACGCCCGTGCCCGGCGGTGTGGGGCCCATGACGATTGCCATGCTGCTACTGAACACGCTGCGCGCCGCCAAGGGCGAGATTTACGCAAAATAG
- a CDS encoding OmpA family protein, with protein sequence MRRLLLPLAVVAAGSLLPMQYAAAQAQVPIANTKARNLWDKAQQQVKDRDFAKALETLTTLNQKFPSMAEGFLLKGQLYKAMGETRPAYEAYREGVEKAAFAPARMNDYFNLGELAIGLGEYQVAKAAYENYLKAAPKGQRYIGRAQLQLKNCDFAINSMANPVGKVPERLGAPLNTFRFQYFPAVTADNRFLVFTARKTADSDEDIVVSRLEKDGSFGEPSLISAAINSQFNEGAGSISGDGKTLVFASCDRPGAVGNCDLYISRRTGNAWSKPRNLGRNVNSANWDSQPTLSADGRTLYFTSDRRGGQGKEDIYVTTLQEDGTWSLARNLGAPVNTAGKDMAPFIHASGTTLYYVTDGLVGMGGLDIYKSSLNGGKWSEPQNLGYPLNTYENEASLFISSDNRRGFCSRTRPAEAAVAERDRPVELFGFEVPQQVRSQEQSTYAQGRVFDAVTKKPLQADVQLYDLRTDELTQSVTSDPVEGDYTVVLNEGHQYGMYAVADKYLMKSLNFDYSDKRSFDPLTLDIYLEPVKAGRSIVLNNLFFDTKQYALKPNSKTELNRLIKFMGQYPDIQVEISGHTDDVGTDSDNLALSKNRAKSVYNYLVEHGVKAERLRFKGFGETKPLAPNTSDENRQQNRRIELSIL encoded by the coding sequence ATGCGCCGTTTGCTGCTACCCCTTGCGGTTGTAGCTGCCGGTAGCCTGCTGCCCATGCAGTACGCTGCCGCGCAAGCTCAGGTACCCATTGCCAATACCAAGGCCCGCAACCTGTGGGACAAGGCGCAGCAACAAGTCAAGGACCGGGACTTTGCGAAGGCGTTGGAAACCCTAACCACGCTGAACCAGAAGTTTCCGTCGATGGCGGAGGGTTTTCTGCTGAAAGGGCAGCTCTACAAGGCGATGGGCGAAACCCGACCGGCCTACGAAGCCTACCGGGAAGGGGTTGAAAAAGCGGCATTTGCCCCTGCCCGCATGAACGATTACTTTAACCTAGGCGAGCTGGCAATCGGGCTGGGGGAGTACCAGGTGGCAAAGGCTGCGTACGAAAATTACCTTAAGGCCGCTCCCAAAGGGCAGCGCTACATCGGGCGGGCTCAGTTGCAGCTGAAGAACTGTGATTTTGCCATCAACTCCATGGCAAACCCGGTGGGCAAAGTGCCCGAGCGTTTGGGGGCGCCGCTTAATACCTTCCGGTTTCAGTATTTCCCGGCTGTTACGGCCGATAACCGCTTTTTGGTGTTTACGGCACGCAAAACCGCCGACTCCGATGAAGATATCGTGGTGAGCCGCCTCGAGAAAGATGGCTCCTTTGGGGAGCCGTCGCTGATATCGGCGGCTATTAACTCGCAGTTCAACGAGGGTGCGGGCTCCATTTCCGGCGATGGTAAAACTTTGGTTTTTGCCTCTTGCGACCGGCCCGGCGCAGTAGGCAACTGCGACTTGTACATTTCGCGCCGCACGGGCAATGCTTGGAGCAAGCCGCGCAACCTCGGGCGCAACGTCAACTCGGCCAATTGGGACTCCCAGCCTACCTTGTCGGCCGACGGCCGCACGCTCTATTTCACCTCCGACCGCCGCGGCGGGCAGGGCAAGGAGGACATCTACGTGACTACCCTGCAGGAAGACGGCACCTGGAGCCTGGCCCGCAACCTAGGGGCTCCCGTGAACACGGCCGGCAAGGACATGGCGCCGTTCATCCACGCCAGCGGCACCACGCTCTACTACGTTACCGATGGGCTGGTGGGCATGGGCGGGCTCGACATCTACAAAAGCAGCCTGAATGGCGGCAAGTGGTCGGAGCCGCAAAACCTAGGGTACCCCCTGAATACCTACGAAAACGAAGCCTCGCTTTTCATCTCGTCGGATAACCGCCGGGGCTTCTGCTCGCGCACGCGCCCCGCCGAGGCGGCCGTAGCCGAGCGCGACCGGCCCGTGGAGCTGTTTGGGTTTGAGGTGCCCCAGCAGGTTCGCTCGCAGGAGCAAAGCACCTACGCGCAGGGCCGCGTGTTCGATGCGGTGACCAAAAAGCCGCTGCAGGCCGATGTGCAGCTTTACGACTTGCGCACCGACGAGCTGACGCAGTCGGTGACGAGCGACCCGGTAGAGGGCGACTACACCGTGGTACTCAACGAAGGCCACCAGTACGGCATGTACGCCGTGGCCGACAAGTACCTGATGAAAAGCCTCAACTTCGACTACTCTGATAAACGCAGCTTCGACCCGCTGACGCTGGACATTTACCTGGAGCCCGTGAAGGCCGGCCGCAGCATTGTGCTCAACAACCTGTTCTTCGACACCAAGCAGTACGCCTTAAAGCCCAACTCGAAGACGGAGCTCAACCGGCTCATCAAATTTATGGGCCAATACCCGGATATTCAGGTAGAAATATCGGGCCATACCGACGACGTTGGTACCGATTCGGATAACCTGGCGCTATCGAAAAACCGGGCAAAATCGGTGTATAACTACCTTGTTGAGCACGGCGTAAAGGCCGAAAGGCTCCGTTTCAAGGGTTTTGGCGAAACCAAGCCCTTGGCACCTAATACCTCCGACGAAAACCGACAGCAGAACCGGCGCATCGAGCTCAGCATTCTGTAG